TATCTGTTTACCTTTGTTTGCGATTTCCTTTATCCTGAGCACAATCTCATCGAGCTGCTTATCATTGGTTTTTACGCCAGCGGACTCAAGAGACTGTTTGACTGCATGTTTGCCTGTATGCTTCCCAAGGACAATGCGCCGTCTGTGCCCAACCATTTCCGGGGTCATAATACCGGGTTCGAAGGTATCGGATTTTTCAAGTACTCCCTGACTGTGGATTCCCGATTCGTGGGAAAAAGCATTTTGCCCTACCACAGGCGTGTTTGGCGGGAGCCTGATTCCGGTATAGTTTTCGACCATTTTCGAGGTTTCTACAAGGTATTCTGTCCGGATATTGGTTTTTATGCCGTAGATTGATGTCAGGCTCATTACTGTCTGGGAAAGATCAGCATTTCCTGCCCTTTCTCCTATGCCGTTTATCGTGACCTGTACCTGAGATGCTCCGGCTTCGACAGCCATAAGGCTGTTTGCAACTGCAAGCCCGAAGTCATTGTGGCAGTGTACGTCTATCGGGATCGTTATTTCGTTTGCAATGTCTTTTATTTGTCTGTACATTGCAGACGGAACCATGACGCCGACAGTATCCGGCACGTTAATGATGTCGCAGCCTGCCTCCTGGACCGCCTTGAACACCTCTATGAGATATGCAGGGTCAGTTCTTGTGGCATCCATTGCGGAAAACATGCACTTCAGTCCGTGGTCTTTGATGTACTCGACAGCTTCTACAGCCAGCTGGATGACTTCTTCTTGGCTCTTTTTAATTGTATAGATCCGCTGTACATCCGAGGTCGGAACGAAAGTGTGCACAAGGCCAACATCACTTTCAAAACAGGCATCGATGTCTTTTTTCAGCACACGAGCAAGTCCGCAGACTGTGGTATCAAGCCCGGCATTAGAAATCGATTTTACGGATTCTTTATCTCCTTCCGAAGATATGGGAAATCCGGCTTCTATTATGTCTACCCCAAGTTTGTCGAGTTGACGAGCAATTTCCAGCTTCTGAGTAGAAGTCAGGGATACTCCCGGGGTTTGTTCTCCGTCACGCAGTGTTGTGTCAAAAACAGTTACTTTTTTATTCTGCATGGGTTCGATGTAAAAATCGATCCCTTCTTTCAGTGTGTACATCCATAGTAATCACCTACATGGATGTACACTTCTGGTATATAAACATCATGTATATTTTTAAATGTTTGTCTTAAATTTTACTTCCTCCGGCTTTAAATAGAAAATTATTTATAGTAGATGTGCCCTTTTAGGGTTGCTTCTCGGGCGTCACAAGACATCCCGAAGGTGAAAAACGGAATTTGAAAAACGAAGTTCGAAAAACGGAACAGGTACTTAAAAACGAAATCTGAAAAACGGACTAAAAAGTGCCTGAGTGGATTGTTTTTTTAAACAATCACTGCTAAAAACGGACGAAGGTAAGAATTCAAAAGGATAACTCCTTTGAAATCTTTTAACCATTCATTTTCCATCTTCCAAATTTGTTCAACCTTCTTTGAAGGAATAAGCTTATATACAAGGAAAGTCTTGTATATATCCCTCACAAGGCGCAAATGCGTGGGAGAACAACAAGAAGGTTTATATACAAAAACTGCCTTCTATGTGTCCCTCACACAAAGCAAATGTGTGGGTTGAAATTCAAAATCTCTGTTATCTTTTAATGGAGTCAGGAGTTGTTTCCTGACTGACGAGGATTTGTCGGTTCGGTTAATTCTGGGTGATAGATGTTTCAAACATTTTATCGCGAAATGAACTAACTGAATTGATAGTTGTTAGTGCAAGTTTCTGCGACCAAGACCTTTAATTTTAAGTGTGCGATACATTAACAATTCTGGTTGATCCTGCCAGAGGTTACTGCTATCGGTGTTCGCCTAAGCCATGCGAGTCATATGTAGCAATACATGGCGTACTGCTCAGTAACACGTGGATAACCTGCCCTTGGGTCCGGCATAACCCCGGGAAACTGGGGATAATTCCGGATAACGCACATATGCTGGAATGCTTTATGCGTAAAATGGATTCGTCTGCCCAAGGATGGGTCTGCGGCCTATCAGGTAGTAGTGGGTGTAATGTACCTACTAGCCGACAACGGGTACGGGTTGTGAGAGCAAGAGCCCGGAGATGGATTCTGAGACATGAATCCAGGCCCTACGGGGCGCAGCAGGCGCGAAAACTTTACAATGCGGGAAACCGTGATAAGGGGACACCGAGTGCCAGCATCATATGCTGGCTGTCCGGGTGTGTAAAATACACCTGTTAGCAAGGGCCGGGCAAGACCGGTGCCAGCCGCCGCGGTAACACCGGCGGCCCGAGTGGTGATCGTGATTATTGGGTCTAAAGGGTCCGTAGCCGGTTTGGTCAGTCCTCCGGGAAATCTGATAGCTCAACTATTAGGCTTTCGGGGGATACTGCCAGACTTGGAACCGGGAGAGGTAAGAGGTACTACAGGGGTAGGAGTGAAATCTTGTAATCCCTGTGGGACCACCTGTGGCGAAGGCGTCTTACCAGAACGGGTTCGACGGTGAGGGACGAAAGCTGGGGGCACGAACCGGATTAGATACCCGGGTAGTCCCAGCCGTAAACGATGCTCGCTAGGTGTCAGGCATGGCGCGACCGTGTCTGGTGCCGCAGGGAAGCCGTGAAGCGAGCCACCTGGGAAGTACGGCCGCAAGGCTGAAACTTAAAGGAATTGGCGGGGGAGCACAACAACGGGTGGAGCCTGCGGTTTAATTGGACTCAACGCCGGACAACTCACCGGGGACGACAGCAATATGTAGGCCAGGCTGAAGACCTTGCCTGAATCGCTGAGAGGAGGTGCATGGCCGTCGCCAGTTCGTACTGTGAAGCATCCTGTTAAGTCAGGCAACGAGCGAGACCCGTGCCCACTGTTACCAGCATGTCCTCCGGGATGATGGGTACTCTGTGGGGACCGCCGATGTTAAATCGGAGGAAGGTGCGGGCCACGGTAGGTCAGTATGCCCCGAATTTCCCGGGCTAC
The genomic region above belongs to Methanosarcina horonobensis HB-1 = JCM 15518 and contains:
- a CDS encoding 2-isopropylmalate synthase, which gives rise to MYTLKEGIDFYIEPMQNKKVTVFDTTLRDGEQTPGVSLTSTQKLEIARQLDKLGVDIIEAGFPISSEGDKESVKSISNAGLDTTVCGLARVLKKDIDACFESDVGLVHTFVPTSDVQRIYTIKKSQEEVIQLAVEAVEYIKDHGLKCMFSAMDATRTDPAYLIEVFKAVQEAGCDIINVPDTVGVMVPSAMYRQIKDIANEITIPIDVHCHNDFGLAVANSLMAVEAGASQVQVTINGIGERAGNADLSQTVMSLTSIYGIKTNIRTEYLVETSKMVENYTGIRLPPNTPVVGQNAFSHESGIHSQGVLEKSDTFEPGIMTPEMVGHRRRIVLGKHTGKHAVKQSLESAGVKTNDKQLDEIVLRIKEIANKGKQITDADLYAVASAVLGKASSEEELIKLKEVSVMTGNILTPTAVVKADIEGKEIIAAKTGVGPVDAALHAVKDILGESNHFKLQEFRIDAITGGADALADVYIGLENEKGRIVTARSANPDIVMASVEALVNAMNLLYKKEEKS